ttgtctggattttggttgatttttatgtgaatgttcttaaagaaaatatcagaagttttactgataaatatggaatcactttagatatttttaggattttttttgaagatttttattcattttttgaaaatatttacaagaattttcctgccaaattagggggattttgttttgtttttttaaataaaacttttaaggaattattggaattttcttcctgaaggtttttgcacattttcataaatttggtgaatttttttggctgaatttctggattttttcctgttttttggtggcgtaaatgaagccaacaggagggttgatatccagagctaataataaacagcagaggactgatgggtctccttggtgtttgctcctgttaacatctcatcttctagtagttccacattgaaggaattctgctggacaacactgagagcatatgaatgaattttcaatccaaaataatgcagtgaatgtcaaataaagtggtgttgaagcttgtcagaagctttcaatgaatgtagaaagagtgtaaaagcagcatcctctaccaaatgagcacaatccatcaatcatcatcaaagtgtccaaattccagagaagacatgaactgcagattgtaaatgagtcaaagtatcCATTTAAAAaccatttctagaccatgatcacaaagtcaaccactagattgttcttttgtgtctcatttttgtgatattttgtctggtttttttttggtttttgtctgacttgtcgttcatctcatgttttgtttctcgtttttatcgtgttgtttcctttttgtctctgttgtgttttttctctgatttctgtcattttgtgttttgctttattcgttgttttgtgtgccgttttgtgcatttttgtctcgtttttgtccattatccattttttttgctgctttgtaacttgtttgtctactttttttgcctcttttttgttttgtgtcgtttgtctataTCTTTAACGTTCTGTGTCTGATTTtcgcaatattttgtctggtttttgcctcattttttgtctttttgaatctgacttttgtggttttgatcctgtagtaaaaagcggtccggcccacttgagatcaaaatgggctaaatgtggaacctgaactaaaatgagtgtgactcattgattgaaagcttctttgaatgcttcaaacagtcattctctaatatcagcccagaaaaacggatcaaagttggttgtaagtccatctggagccgctgatttccccaaaaacattttcattccagctctatcaatctctccaaacacgtgcttttaaagtcagtctgaggaagaaatgctttgacttgttaagaaacaaaagaagagggggactGATTTTGCTCTTCAAGGTAAAATGGGAAAAGTAAGAAGTCACTTCAGTGGTGCAAGAAGAGACTCAATCGTTCTAACCTGGCTAagactcagacactgcagtctgaaaagtgGACTGGCTTTGATTGGGAAGCACAGAGATAGGAACTGTGAGTGAggtgaactagaaactgtgagaaatgttcttctttcgtgtaagctctactcatgccaacagaagaaacatgagagactaggagcagctggacgaactgtttttaatctttgttttctacttaacatggaggagtggacaaatgtgaagaaacttctgaactttctcatgaccacaggactgcataagaaaatatggaggattctctaaggactatgagtaacatccagtaggtggcagcaatacgccaATGATGCGTCTCGTCTGCctaattcaatgaggaagaaaaagtaactcagtgtttctgccggaacttcacagtgtgacacccggcggatgtaaacaaagaagcatgagTAGAGTttgcttcactgctgtgtggactgagctaTAAAACGGCTTTATTAtagtatgaatgagaaatatcagagcgataaagtaacgatgtgttcagttgagtatctgagagagttgatcagcgacagactagctgctgctgctggagaaatattctcagagtttgaaaaaaccatcgtccagtaccaggaggagatcgatcgtcagcgcagactgctggatgtcatctggaaaccacacatccccttacaacccataggtgtgtatgtgttttgatggtgaatAATTCCACTTCTAGCatgtagaacatcatgaagtgttGAGATGAACTGAGACACACTGTGAGGAAGAGAGAATGGGCTCATAATATGGAGTCTGTTAGTTGATGCtgtgtggagttttaaaaacgtgatcgttgtgttgattgaccctggaagcaagaaccaaagtttcctgttcagaggtgctggaagtgttgatctgaactactccacactgacagcaactgcattgtgttatcaaacagtttaataataaaactctgacagaggactcagtcattccatcatttcagtccagagacataattccatgtatagAGATCATTCAAGATCTAAAGAAAGAGCACATACAGAGTTAGAGAGTATAGAAGTaatgtgttcaactgcattccactattaacatgttgggtttcactcatgagtcaaatcaacagtacagtaaccagcagtaaaataagaataacattaaaatccaaatgtcctgacaggtttgaaggctgaagaggacagcagctttattcagacagattttaatggatccccatcaaacctgtctgtgtggtgtgtagaaaagtacccagtggtgtttaccattagaactttgtgatcctgtatccactgtggaacaacgtgttcatagaaatgttcagtcatttggagatgcttgtatcattcctgctgctgtttcatggcTCAAAGACTTCTATTATAAAGCATCATATTCTTTTTGCGTCAAACATTCGACTGTTGAGCTGATTTTGTTggagacagccagtcctggacaaagtgacagatgtgtgttctctcatcatcacagtagtaaccattatcttttgtctctttgttcctccagagctcccacagtcttatgtctgtgagaatgagaagactgttgttgaccatcagccccatgaccaagagagaaactccatggtggatcatgaggacccagagcctctacggattaaagatcagcaggaggaactctgcaccagtcaggaccaatcaaacccagagatttctcaaattaaaatggaacaggaagaattgtgcaccagtctggaccaatcaaacccagggttaccacaaattaaagtggaacaggatgaactctgctccagtcaggaggaagagttaattggattgaaacaggagactgatacctttgaggtgactcctgctgatgaggaaagtgaccacagtgaaccaaaaccaaacagtgatcagctcctgtttcacatctcttgtgtagctgagagcccagatcaggaaggaaacaaggatgtagactcaggatcaactagatgtatcgagctgaaaccaagacatcagagtaacaacagtcacagtaatgatgtagacaatgctccaacatcagcgagacagtgtgataatgacaaggaaagaaaatgtgcaacatgcgaggtctgtggaaaagcttttagtcgtaaatcaaatttaatcaaacatcacagaacccacacaggtgagaagccatattcttgtgaaacctgtggaaaaagcttcagtcagcgGAGCTCTTTGACTGAACACTTGAAatatcacacaggtgagaagccgtatgttTGTGGAACCTGTAAAAAAGGCTTTATTCGACGGACccatttgactgcccacatgagatgtcacacaggtgagaaaccatatgtttgtaacatttgtggaaaaagattttctagttcatcagcacataataggcacatggcagttcacaaaatggtaaagccatattcttgtggaacctgtggaaaaagcttcagtcaacggcgctctttgactgtccacatgagatgtcacacaggtgagaagccatattcttgtggaacctgtggaaaaagctttaaacaTAGTTATCAATTAAAagcccacatgagaatccacacagctgagaagtcatgatcctgaaacatctgtgaaaaataaagaagaactaAGCTTGAAACAACATGTAAGAATTGGTACAggttaaaagtagatgttttagatttaaagcagctttagtctgtgcttcaacaacaactgtgaggaagtatgtaagcaatccttgatgattagaccagatggagtctggactgtggtggtggagcagcaggtagaagaaccaaactgaatgtctggatggatatggtattggtacagactgctacatttctgctatcatgacatccttcatcagcagagcactgattggagataatgtgaagctgtttggaacattttcacatcctgctgagagaacatggctgttcaggtgtgaacatactgctggaatccactcagcttgagcTTTGCTGTCTTTCTAGTAAAAGGAGGCAACgagatacagagacattgtgacagtagAACACAACAGaatgtgtcactgcagcagaggagatctggacatgaaataaagttgtaataaaacgtctacagctccatgactgcttcatgaaatgttttgaatgtatttaaacagatgaacatttacaagttgtttcATAATTAATGTAACATTGAAGATCCCCAGCAAGAATAACTCTGAGTCAGATGTCAAAGAcataaccaacattattatgttttcaagcaacagacacgtggttttactagtagtagctgatacactcctgcaaatgtcaaaaccagaaatgttaaaaacaggtgaagctgtgctgcagtttctgctggttaCATAAAGGTCTTatgctatttatttcttctattgtcaccacataggtcatctgtgtgatttgttaGTAGGATCTCATTGTGTCGTCATACAGCACATTGAACCCTTGTATTGTCTGAACGTCCTgaacactcctcctgtcctcggggtcagaaatgacctgcctccactgagcctctaaaatagagcagcttaatggaatttttaaccaaaaatctattttacatgaagaaacaacctgtcatgcatcacacactttgtgaatgcctgtttttgcttcctcagagggtagaaagactgtatttaatcagtgaacaccattcgtttttataccattgttcatgctgtaactgttttctttctttaagtagaggtttattatcactattattgctgctaaaggtactgcataggtgtaaacatttcttgttttgcaagagataatacttctatagcctaataaagtaccagaaatgtgcagaaatgaacttgaaatgcatttttgaagggaaacaacagtgtactgtatactgtacaatggaatataaaactacaaaactcaacTACCAGATACTAGTACTCctcattttttgagtcattgcTCCCACCAGAAAGATGCATAACCTACATCAAtcataagaacagaaaaaataacagattcaagCAAAATATTCCGAACATATTAAGCTCTAATTAACACATGGAGGACAGACTGCAACTGTATTTGTCACacgtgcagcacacagtatttgttttacagtccttcttgttactcctggatgactaaaaaatctgatctctgacctgctgggaactgaaacctgaaaactgccCTCATGGCTTCAGCAATATCAGATTAGTCCATATTaatttgaaaatctgcaaatatgacAATCTCAACAGTCCAGAAGTAGCCAGGGTGTAGAATCTTGACCCCACTCTGTATTATGCtagttatttaatgttttgtaacctcggtcacttttccatgggggtcaattttctatctgacaccgggtaaaaaatgacctgaagacaGTCTTTGTACCCTGGTGGTgtacagctttgatgaaaatataaacaaaaacaatgtttcactttttctaatgttggggtcacttgaggaaaagtgatcaaatttcaagttgaaaaaggtCATTTAGGGGCCGTTCTATGCTATTAAACATGGTGGCCTGGTTCATTTTGACCCGAAGACAGCACtaaggttcaaacaacagcaaatcagtAAAAGTATTTTCCAGTTGAGTATGCTAAGAATTTACCTCAAGTTTAAATAATGAGTCCACagtattattagttatttaaagaaatgcatgaccagaattagcaacaaaaatgactaaaatgagacacaaaatgaacatctcatttggatcattttgtacatttctgtctgtttttagggggaaaaaagtgtcataaatcagactgtaaatgatctatgaacaaagctctctgtaaaaaccctcagaatgttgaatagaataaatgtggacagtttcatgactgtaagagaagatttctggatcattttgtgtctcatttgtgtcattatgtgttttgttttggtcagtttacatctttctgtctggttttaaacattttgcatcttttcatgttattttttttcttccattttggtcattttgtgccttaattttgaccattttgtggttcattttggtcatttttttggtttatttctatttaaaattgttcatcttgttagttcttttggtcagttcacgtctatttcatcattctgtgactcagtggccatttctgtttcagttttcatctcatttttgctctgaattgctcattttatctctcattttagtcattttgcatcactttaaggttgttttttcattttctacattttgtgtctcattttcgtcatttttgcttaattttagtcccattttggacacttatctttttgtttcacatttgatgtcccttttctaattttatggCTCATTGTGGTATTTTTCTATCTTGGTCGCatgttttatgttccattttggtcattttgtgtcccatttgaacTGTCCCATAACATTGTTGGACCGTTCAGTAGACTctgtttgggtctttttctcaccactgaaacattttgtccatttttgtctcattttggtcattttatagattagattagatccaactttactgtcattgcacagagaacaagtactaagacagtaaatgcattttttaaaagtccattgtgatgtcagagagaagaactaacaactgttaccacattccatattctgaagaaaaacatggaaacacttgagaaagtcagtttaacacacaaagcttggagatattggagagttgtggtgaagatttcaagtgtgaaacttgtgaagacattgtgagcaaagactgtgacagaaaaatgaagcctcctcagccagataggaaacattcaggtaagacagaagtccagacaacgagctgcaactcagctccagatatcaaactacacactgacatgttagactgaagttttcacaacactgacaagctaacatttgctcattttgtgccttattttgatcagtttgcaTCCTTAGGGTTGTTAGTggataaaatgttgtcatttttcatctcttttgtttttgttccatttggtgacttaaaggctgtttttgttgaatttgctcattttgtgtctcattgaggctcattttcatcattttgtctctaaccttggtcactttttgtgtttaggattgtttttactccTCATTTTTCGTGCTTTCAAAgttttttgttccattgtgaacattttgtgtctcatttagatcattttttttgtatcattgtggacattttgcgtctgtttaaggtttttctgtttcattttatgtctcattttgtgcatttcagtctgtttttagggaaaaagtgtcataaatgagactgtaaatgatatatgaacaaacctttctgtaaaaactttcagaatgttgaatagaataaatgtggactgaCTAGGTAACCTTACAGAACCTTTACTGTTGTGATGTACGCATTAACCTGACTTTATACACTCcaagaaaaatatatatctaaCCATTGTGATAGGGATAAATAGAAGTTCCAGTCTGTTGACTTTAATTGCAGGATAATGCTTTataggctgcacagtgcagtagtggttcgcactttcaccttgcagcaagaagatcccggttcaaatcccggggtgggcctgggatctttctgcatggagtttgcatgttctccctgtgcatgtgtgggttttctccgggtactccggtttcttcccacagtcccaaaaaagctgaggttaattgagtactctaagttgtccgtaggtgtgaatgtgagagtgattgtttgtctgtatatgtagccctgtgacagactggtgacctgtccagggtgtcccctgtctttgaacaagtcagctgggatagactccagcacccccatgacactcgtgaggataaagcggtgtatagagaatggatggatggatggatgaaaaaaacaggcatttgggtagttcacacacattcatcaggtTCTAGCATTATTTGAttctaaatcacaggttataatctCATACTGTGTTCCCTTATTTTGCTGTCACTCTGCCAGAGCCCCATTCTTATGGCTGATTCATGGATCTCATACCTGTATGATTCTTGAcagactttaaatgtattttttataatccTGTTAAATGTTCAGTAGaataaagcagatgaaaaataaacagctgatataatgtgtgtttgtaatgaagaactcagagtcaggatttttagttctcatttcatcactagaacagaacttaaagactcaaatcaggatcaagtgtggctgcacaaaaagctgattttcactggacaataatgtgtgaaagtctgtcagcagtttggagattcactgcttcctctctcatttcacactttgtgcagctcaaatgcttttagttcaagtgagcgtcagaggaacaccacatcctgattttcactctcaacatttgactggaaaaagacgcaaacgccacatttggctcctggaataatcacaacttccatctttgaagaggaacaagtttacaaggaatcatttagaaggatttgacaaagaaacacatttaatccatgaatgtgaaaacatgtttgtgagggacagagtcatggagagactcaactatctgttcaacactgtttctgtaccaggaggagactctggagactcaactcagcacagagacactgaagaaccagaatccaggatagagagtttgagtgaatgtggtgttgaaggtgtggaggtggatcagagagtcagaggagactctgtagaaggacagagttccagcaggaacgtccacataaactgaaactctgtgagagactgaggaggacctgatggatGTTTGACTGTGATTATACCTGACAGAGCAAGCATCACTATGAGCAACCCTGTCTCCACAAAGTTACGTTCTCAGacaactaaaatgcattttcagttACGTGCAACAGAAACGTAATTGGTCCGGCGTTACGTTGATCTGTAACGTATTCAAAATGCGTTTGTTGCTTGTTAAATGGATGCTGCAGTCACATGTTTGTGGATACAGCGCGGTGCTGTCATGTCTTCTGTCAAGTATCACAAGAAAAGACGGGAAAATAAATCCTCCCTTTGCAATTTCATCGGGACGAAGTCCTCAGTGTGTTTTCATAATAATTCTCCTGCATGGTGTTTTATTCTGACAGTGACATGGATCTGTTTCCTTCCCTGGGGTGGTTCTGCTAGCGTTTTTTACTTGACTAAATATACTGAATAATAAGTTTGACATGAAAGGAGAAAACTGGAATGAGTGTTGATTCAGTCTCCCTCGTAGTTTTCCCCTAGCTGTCATGTCATTCATACTTTAACACTGCCATGGGCCAGATCGGCCTTTTGGAACAGCCTCGTGGAGACTTCATTCCAGCTACACGGCAGCGGTTTGGATTTCTGATTTACTTTGTATGTTGCTTACCGGAACGCTTTCATTTAGGACTGGAAGTGCACGCTTCACTCCGCTTTCGTCGTTCTGTAACCAATCAGAGCGTGGCTCAATATTAAAGCTGTGCTGCAGCGACCAGACAGAACAGCGACACCTAGTGTGTCTGCATTGAAATTACATGTTCCTTCTTGAAAACCAGGGCAGAAAGGTTCACTGTGCCACATTTATTCAACCTTTTCAAAACCCTTTTTGTAATACGTTTTAGATGCAGTTTGCAGATGTTTCTGAAGATGTGTAGTGAATTCTCCTTGTCAATACATTGAATATATCCTCCAAAACATCCCATAAACAGTCTTCTGGTACAGAAACCTTCATCATTCTGAAGGAATTATTTGGTAAATGTTAGACTTTATACTTTATCAGCAGCAATACTTTCTTTCAACACAAAATcagtaacaaagaaaataaaaacaggattttgaACAGTGTGCTTTattgcaaaataataaaattcatGAACAGCAGGTTTCAGGCGTGGTCGTCATTGTG
This portion of the Acanthochromis polyacanthus isolate Apoly-LR-REF ecotype Palm Island chromosome 22, KAUST_Apoly_ChrSc, whole genome shotgun sequence genome encodes:
- the LOC127532015 gene encoding zinc finger protein 239-like isoform X1, with protein sequence MNEKYQSDKVTMCSVEYLRELISDRLAAAAGEIFSEFEKTIVQYQEEIDRQRRLLDVIWKPHIPLQPIELPQSYVCENEKTVVDHQPHDQERNSMVDHEDPEPLRIKDQQEELCTSQDQSNPEISQIKMEQEELCTSLDQSNPGLPQIKVEQDELCSSQEEELIGLKQETDTFEVTPADEESDHSEPKPNSDQLLFHISCVAESPDQEGNKDVDSGSTRCIELKPRHQSNNSHSNDVDNAPTSARQCDNDKERKCATCEVCGKAFSRKSNLIKHHRTHTGEKPYSCETCGKSFSQRSSLTEHLKYHTGEKPYVCGTCKKGFIRRTHLTAHMRCHTGEKPYVCNICGKRFSSSSAHNRHMAVHKMVKPYSCGTCGKSFSQRRSLTVHMRCHTGEKPYSCGTCGKSFKHSYQLKAHMRIHTAEKS
- the LOC127532015 gene encoding zinc finger protein 239-like isoform X2 — translated: MNEKYQSDKVTMCSVEYLRELISDRLAAAAGEIFSEFEKTIVQYQEEIDRQRRLLDVIWKPHIPLQPIELPQSYVCENEKTVVDHQPHDQERNSMVDHEDPEPLRIKDQQEELCTSQDQSNPEISQIKMEQEELCTSLDQSNPGLPQIKVEQDELCSSQEEELIGLKQETDTFEVTPADEESDHSEPKPNSDQLLFHISCVAESPDQEGNKDVDSGSTRCIELKPRHQSNNSHSNDVDNAPTSARQCDNDKERKCATCEVCGKAFSRKSNLIKHHRTHTGEKPYVCGTCKKGFIRRTHLTAHMRCHTGEKPYVCNICGKRFSSSSAHNRHMAVHKMVKPYSCGTCGKSFSQRRSLTVHMRCHTGEKPYSCGTCGKSFKHSYQLKAHMRIHTAEKS